One segment of Schistocerca nitens isolate TAMUIC-IGC-003100 chromosome 3, iqSchNite1.1, whole genome shotgun sequence DNA contains the following:
- the LOC126249487 gene encoding spidroin-2-like, with amino-acid sequence MSASPCLGPSGYHSQPRGSRPVSSMSASPCLGPSGYHSQPRGSRPVSSMSASPCLGPSGYHSQPRGSRPVSSMSASPCLGPSGYHSQPRGSRPVSSMSASLCLGPSGYHSQPRGTSPVSSMSASPCLGPSGYHSQPRGSRPVSSMSASPCLGPSGYHSQPRGTRPVSSMSASPCLGPSGYHSQPRGSRPVSSMSASPCLGPSGYHSQPRGSRPVSSMSASPCLGPSGYHSQPRGSRPVSSMSASPCLGPSGYHSQPRGSRPVSSMSASPCLGPSGYHSQPRGSRPVSSMSASPCLGPSGYHSQPRGTRPVSSMSASPCLGPSGYHSQPRGSRPVSSMSASPCLGPSGYHSQPRGSRPVSSMSASPCLGPSGYHSQPRGTRPVSSMSASPCLGPSGYHSQPRGSRPVSSMSASPCLWPSGYHSQPRGSRPVSSMSVSPCLGPSGYHPQPRGSRPVSSMSASPCLGPSGYHSQPRGSRPVSSMSASPCLGPSGYHSQPRGSRPVSSMSASPCLGPSGYHSQPRGTRPVSSMSASPCLGPSGYHSQPRGSRPVSSMSASPCLGPSGYHSQPRGSRPVSSMSASPCLGPSGYHSQPRGSRPVSSMSASPCLGPSGYHSQPRGSRPVSSMSV; translated from the coding sequence ATGTCTGCATCACCTTGTCTGGGGCCGTCAGGCTACCACTCCCAGCCTAGAGGTAGCAGGCCAGTGTCATCGATGTCTGCATCACCTTGTCTGGGGCCGTCAGGCTACCACTCCCAGCCTAGAGGTAGCAGGCCAGTGTCATCGATGTCTGCATCACCTTGTCTGGGGCCGTCAGGCTACCACTCCCAGCCTAGAGGTAGCAGGCCAGTGTCATCGATGTCTGCATCACCTTGTCTGGGGCCGTCAGGCTACCACTCCCAGCCTAGAGGTAGCAGGCCAGTGTCATCGATGTCTGCATCACTTTGTCTGGGGCCGTCAGGCTACCACTCCCAGCCTAGAGGTACCAGCCCAGTGTCATCGATGTCTGCATCACCTTGTCTGGGGCCGTCAGGCTACCACTCCCAGCCTAGAGGTAGCAGGCCAGTGTCATCGATGTCTGCATCACCTTGTCTGGGGCCGTCAGGCTACCACTCCCAGCCTAGAGGTACCAGGCCAGTGTCATCGATGTCTGCATCACCTTGTCTGGGGCCGTCAGGCTACCACTCCCAGCCTAGAGGTAGCAGGCCAGTGTCATCGATGTCTGCATCACCTTGTCTGGGGCCGTCAGGCTACCACTCCCAGCCTAGAGGTAGCAGGCCAGTGTCATCGATGTCTGCATCACCTTGTCTGGGGCCGTCAGGCTACCACTCCCAGCCTAGAGGTAGCAGGCCAGTGTCATCGATGTCTGCATCACCTTGTCTGGGGCCATCAGGCTACCACTCCCAGCCTAGAGGTAGCAGGCCAGTGTCATCGATGTCTGCATCACCTTGTCTGGGGCCGTCAGGCTACCACTCCCAGCCTAGAGGTAGCAGGCCAGTGTCATCGATGTCTGCATCACCTTGTCTGGGGCCGTCAGGCTACCACTCCCAGCCTAGAGGTACCAGGCCAGTGTCATCGATGTCTGCATCACCTTGTCTGGGGCCGTCAGGCTACCACTCCCAGCCTAGAGGTAGCAGGCCAGTGTCATCGATGTCTGCATCACCTTGTCTGGGGCCGTCAGGCTACCACTCCCAGCCTAGAGGTAGCAGGCCAGTGTCATCGATGTCTGCATCACCTTGTCTGGGGCCGTCAGGCTACCACTCCCAGCCTAGAGGTACCAGGCCAGTGTCATCGATGTCAGCATCACCTTGTCTGGGGCCGTCAGGCTACCACTCCCAGCCTAGAGGTAGCAGGCCAGTGTCATCGATGTCTGCATCACCTTGTCTGTGGCCGTCAGGCTACCACTCCCAGCCTAGAGGTAGCAGGCCAGTGTCATCGATGTCTGTATCACCTTGTCTGGGGCCGTCAGGCTACCACCCCCAGCCTAGAGGTAGCAGGCCAGTGTCATCGATGTCTGCATCACCTTGTCTGGGGCCGTCAGGCTACCACTCCCAGCCGAGAGGTAGCAGGCCAGTGTCATCGATGTCTGCATCACCTTGTCTGGGGCCGTCAGGCTACCACTCCCAGCCTAGAGGTAGCAGGCCAGTGTCATCGATGTCTGCATCACCTTGTCTGGGGCCGTCAGGCTACCACTCCCAGCCTAGAGGTACCAGGCCAGTGTCATCGATGTCTGCATCACCTTGTCTGGGGCCGTCAGGCTACCACTCCCAGCCTAGAGGTAGCAGGCCAGTGTCATCGATGTCTGCATCACCTTGTCTGGGGCCGTCAGGCTACCACTCCCAGCCTAGAGGTAGCAGGCCAGTGTCATCGATGTCTGCATCACCTTGTCTGGGGCCGTCAGGCTACCACTCCCAGCCTAGAGGTAGCAGGCCAGTGTCATCGATGTCTGCATCACCTTGTCTGGGGCCGTCAGGCTACCACTCCCAGCCTAGAGGTAGCAGGCCAGTGTCATCGATGTCTGTatga